A genome region from Rhodopseudomonas boonkerdii includes the following:
- a CDS encoding bifunctional diguanylate cyclase/phosphodiesterase yields MTSAPPDQTPAQLPAISEADILARLGQAAFVWDIASDAISWTAAAAAIFTDIPGETLQRGSDFAALIEPHRAVRSEALVSALQSGGTYRIDYGLRASTTAPLLWIEESGNVRTGADGRPLRVEGIVRINNERHAHDQQLLKLSQRDPVTGELNRTHLLAALAESIEEASRFRASFAFMLIAIDHLGRINDAFGFDVADDVIADLARRVRLRLRGGDILGRFSGNKFGLVLKNCTADDANVAAERFLAGIRDEVIPTKSGPVSVTATIGAVSIPRYGRDVNEAVNRAQEALDSAKRRRRGSFNLWRPNVERDAQRRVNIRVTDEIVTALNERRIVCAFEPVVHADRSGPAFYEALVRMKQDDGQLLLAPDIVPVAEQLGLIRLVDHRILELVIAELAAAPQAQLSLNISPATTTDPDWWATIESMMRANPGVAGRLIVEITETVAIHDLDDIRSFVNRLKALGSRIAIDDFGAGYTSFRNLRKLAVDIVKIDGAFVQNIAHSADDRAFVQTLIDLCRRLDIATVAEWVQDETSASMLRDWGCNYIQGRLTGLASADRPWLTTPLPQGAVR; encoded by the coding sequence TTGACATCCGCCCCACCCGATCAGACTCCTGCCCAACTGCCCGCCATTTCCGAAGCGGACATCCTGGCGCGGCTCGGCCAGGCCGCCTTCGTCTGGGACATTGCCAGCGACGCCATCAGCTGGACCGCGGCCGCAGCGGCGATCTTCACCGACATTCCCGGCGAAACGCTCCAGCGCGGCAGCGACTTCGCCGCGCTGATCGAGCCGCACCGCGCCGTGCGCAGCGAGGCGCTGGTCTCGGCGCTGCAATCCGGCGGTACCTATCGCATCGACTATGGCCTGCGTGCCTCCACCACCGCGCCGCTGCTGTGGATCGAGGAGAGCGGCAACGTCCGCACCGGCGCCGACGGCCGGCCGCTGCGTGTCGAAGGCATCGTGCGCATCAACAACGAGCGCCACGCCCATGACCAGCAGCTCCTGAAGCTCTCGCAGCGCGATCCTGTCACCGGCGAACTCAATCGCACGCATCTGCTTGCAGCGCTCGCCGAGTCCATCGAGGAAGCCTCGCGCTTCCGCGCCAGTTTCGCCTTCATGCTGATCGCCATCGATCATCTTGGCCGCATCAACGATGCGTTCGGCTTCGACGTCGCCGACGATGTCATCGCCGATCTCGCCAGACGCGTTCGCCTGCGGCTGCGTGGCGGCGATATCCTGGGACGCTTCTCCGGCAACAAGTTCGGCCTGGTGCTGAAGAACTGCACCGCCGACGATGCCAATGTCGCTGCCGAGCGTTTCCTCGCCGGCATTCGCGACGAGGTGATTCCGACCAAGTCCGGTCCGGTCTCCGTCACCGCCACCATCGGCGCGGTGAGCATTCCCCGTTATGGCCGCGACGTCAACGAGGCCGTCAACCGCGCCCAGGAAGCGCTCGACAGTGCCAAGCGCCGTCGCCGCGGCAGCTTCAACCTGTGGCGGCCGAACGTGGAGCGCGATGCCCAGCGCCGCGTCAATATCCGCGTCACCGACGAGATCGTGACCGCGCTGAACGAACGCCGCATCGTCTGCGCCTTCGAACCCGTGGTGCATGCCGACCGCAGCGGCCCCGCTTTCTACGAAGCGCTGGTGCGGATGAAGCAGGACGACGGCCAGTTGCTGCTGGCCCCGGACATCGTGCCGGTGGCCGAACAACTCGGACTCATTCGGCTGGTCGATCACCGCATCCTCGAACTCGTCATCGCCGAACTCGCCGCCGCGCCGCAGGCGCAGCTCTCGCTCAATATCTCGCCGGCCACCACCACCGATCCGGACTGGTGGGCGACCATCGAATCCATGATGCGCGCGAATCCCGGCGTCGCCGGGCGGCTGATTGTGGAAATCACCGAAACGGTAGCCATTCACGACCTTGACGACATCAGAAGCTTCGTCAATCGCCTCAAGGCCCTCGGCAGCCGCATCGCCATCGACGATTTCGGCGCCGGCTACACCTCGTTCCGCAATCTGCGCAAGCTGGCCGTGGACATCGTCAAGATCGACGGCGCCTTCGTGCAGAACATCGCCCATTCCGCCGACGACCGCGCTTTCGTACAGACGCTGATCGATCTCTGCCGCCGCCTCGACATTGCGACCGTGGCCGAATGGGTACAGGACGAGACGAGCGCCTCGATGCTGCGCGACTGGGGCTGCAACTACATCCAGGGCCGCCTGACCGGCCTGGCTTCGGCAGACCGCCCGTGGCTGACAACGCCGCTGCCGCAAGGCGCGGTGCGTTAG
- a CDS encoding DUF1304 domain-containing protein, with protein sequence MNLIGNLLTALVALLHIYFLVLEMFFWQKPLGLKTFRNTPEKAEITAVLAANQGLYNGFLAAGLIWGLLHSAPAFAFQIKAFFLLCVIVAGVYGAMSVSKRILYVQAAPAALALLVLWLAR encoded by the coding sequence ATGAATCTCATCGGCAATCTCCTCACCGCGCTCGTCGCGCTGCTGCACATCTACTTCCTCGTGCTGGAGATGTTTTTCTGGCAGAAGCCGCTGGGCCTGAAGACCTTCAGAAACACACCGGAAAAGGCCGAAATCACCGCCGTGCTGGCCGCCAATCAGGGCCTCTATAACGGCTTCCTCGCCGCCGGCCTGATTTGGGGCCTGCTGCATTCCGCGCCCGCCTTTGCATTTCAGATCAAGGCGTTTTTCCTGCTCTGCGTGATCGTGGCCGGTGTCTACGGCGCCATGAGCGTGAGCAAGCGCATCCTTTATGTGCAGGCCGCCCCCGCGGCACTGGCGCTGCTGGTATTGTGGCTGGCGAGGTAG